In one Shinella zoogloeoides genomic region, the following are encoded:
- a CDS encoding aldehyde dehydrogenase, with protein MQEKIEALRSRTVPAQSLFIDGDWREAAEGAVLEVVSPIDGRKLTTIADAGAADVDRAVKAARAAFEKGRWAKSAPAERKKVLLRIAELIEKHALELAVLGVRDNGTEISMALKAEPGSAAGSFRYYGEAIDKVYGEIAPTAGDILGLVHREPVGVVGAIVPWNFPLMIGAWKIAPALAAGNSVVLKPAEAASLTLLRLAELCAEAGLPEGVFNIVTGRGAVAGEAMGLHPDIDVLVFTGSGPVGRRLLEYSARSNLKRVYLELGGKSPNVVFADAPDLDKAAKVSAYGIFRNSGQVCVAGSRLLVERSIVEEFSEKVAGIAAAMTVGDPLLLTTEAGAVSSEAQLGKNLAFAEQALAEGARLRTGGKRILTETGGYYMEPTVFDVTPGMTLAREEVFGPILSIIPFDTEEDALTIANGTDYGLASAVWTSNLSRAHRMVRGIRAGVVHVNTYGGADNTVPLGGVRQSGNGHDKSLHALEKYLDLKTAWIQL; from the coding sequence ATGCAGGAAAAGATCGAAGCGCTCCGCAGCCGCACCGTCCCGGCCCAGTCGCTCTTCATCGACGGCGACTGGCGGGAGGCGGCCGAGGGCGCGGTGCTGGAGGTCGTCTCGCCGATCGACGGGCGCAAGCTGACGACGATTGCCGATGCCGGGGCGGCGGATGTTGACCGGGCCGTAAAAGCCGCCCGCGCTGCATTCGAGAAAGGCCGCTGGGCAAAGTCCGCGCCCGCAGAGCGCAAGAAGGTGCTGCTCAGGATCGCCGAGCTGATCGAAAAACATGCGCTGGAGCTCGCCGTTCTCGGCGTGCGCGACAACGGCACGGAAATCTCCATGGCGCTGAAGGCCGAGCCCGGCAGCGCCGCCGGCAGCTTCCGCTATTATGGCGAGGCGATCGACAAGGTCTACGGCGAGATCGCCCCCACGGCCGGCGATATTCTCGGCCTCGTCCACCGCGAACCGGTCGGCGTCGTCGGCGCCATCGTGCCGTGGAACTTCCCGCTGATGATCGGCGCGTGGAAGATCGCGCCGGCGCTGGCCGCCGGCAATTCCGTCGTGCTGAAACCGGCCGAAGCCGCCTCGCTGACGCTGCTGCGCCTTGCCGAACTCTGCGCCGAAGCCGGGCTGCCGGAGGGCGTGTTCAACATCGTCACCGGCCGCGGCGCCGTCGCCGGCGAGGCGATGGGCCTGCACCCCGATATCGATGTGCTGGTCTTCACCGGTTCCGGCCCGGTCGGCCGGCGGCTGCTGGAATATTCGGCGCGTTCCAATCTCAAGCGCGTCTATCTGGAGCTCGGCGGCAAGTCGCCGAACGTCGTCTTTGCCGACGCGCCCGATCTCGACAAGGCGGCAAAGGTCTCGGCCTACGGCATCTTCCGCAATTCCGGGCAGGTCTGCGTCGCGGGCTCGCGCCTCCTCGTCGAGCGATCCATCGTGGAAGAATTCTCGGAGAAGGTGGCCGGCATCGCCGCGGCGATGACGGTCGGAGATCCGTTGCTGCTGACCACCGAGGCCGGGGCCGTTTCCAGCGAGGCGCAACTCGGCAAGAACCTCGCCTTCGCCGAACAGGCGCTTGCCGAGGGGGCGAGGCTGCGCACCGGCGGCAAGCGCATCCTCACGGAGACCGGCGGCTATTACATGGAGCCCACCGTCTTCGACGTGACGCCGGGCATGACGCTCGCCCGCGAAGAGGTTTTCGGGCCGATCCTCTCGATCATCCCATTCGATACCGAGGAAGACGCGCTGACGATCGCCAACGGCACCGACTACGGCCTTGCCTCGGCCGTCTGGACGTCCAATCTTTCGCGGGCGCACCGCATGGTGCGCGGCATCCGCGCGGGCGTCGTGCACGTCAATACCTATGGCGGGGCGGACAATACGGTGCCGCTCGGCGGCGTGCGCCAGTCCGGCAACGGCCATGACAAGTCGCTGCACGCGCTGGAAAAATATCTCGACCTGAAAACGGCCTGGATCCAGCTCTGA
- a CDS encoding APC family permease produces the protein MTNETVPPGGANQLRKNSLGVGAVTFLVVSAAAPLTAVAGGVPLSMMLGNGPGIPLTFAFVTAVLLLFAVGYVAMARHISNAGAFYAYTAQGLGGLAGGAAALIAILAYNAMQIGVFGLFGAATAGFFAGYGLDLPWWVWTYIGIALVAVFGYRRVDFSARVLAVLVVLEYLVVLVIDAAILFQGGDSGLSAAPFTPSAFLSGTPAIGILFCFAAFIGFEATTIYSEEAREPEKTVPRATYISVLIIGLFYMLTSWLMVNGAGVDKLVPEIQGLADPTTFLFGLADRYVGGSITTVMSILFITSLFAGVVAFHNGVARYLYVAGREGLLPKALGVTHPVFQSPHAGSVVQTVIAVLVVALFAFTGQDPVLALFSWLTNVGTLAIILLMALTAFSIVAFFGRNPGLEGNKLVTTVLPVLTGLILLALVVYIAVNFGALAGAEGALAVLLPGLVLIAAVIGLFCALRLRAGDAGAFARLGIGREV, from the coding sequence ATGACCAATGAGACCGTGCCGCCGGGCGGCGCGAACCAGTTGCGCAAGAACAGCCTCGGCGTCGGGGCCGTGACATTCCTCGTCGTCTCGGCGGCCGCGCCGCTGACGGCGGTCGCCGGCGGCGTGCCGCTGTCGATGATGCTCGGCAACGGGCCGGGCATTCCGCTGACCTTCGCCTTCGTGACGGCGGTGCTGCTGCTCTTCGCGGTCGGCTATGTCGCCATGGCCCGCCACATCAGCAATGCCGGCGCCTTCTACGCCTATACGGCGCAGGGGCTCGGCGGGCTTGCCGGTGGCGCGGCGGCTCTGATCGCGATCCTCGCCTACAATGCCATGCAGATCGGCGTCTTCGGCCTGTTCGGCGCCGCCACCGCGGGCTTCTTCGCCGGCTACGGCCTCGACCTACCCTGGTGGGTCTGGACCTATATCGGCATCGCCCTGGTCGCGGTCTTCGGCTATCGCCGGGTGGATTTTTCGGCGCGTGTGCTCGCCGTGCTGGTGGTACTCGAATATCTCGTCGTGCTGGTCATCGATGCGGCCATCCTGTTCCAGGGCGGCGACAGCGGCCTTTCTGCCGCGCCCTTCACGCCGTCCGCCTTCCTGAGCGGCACGCCGGCCATCGGCATCCTGTTCTGCTTCGCCGCCTTCATCGGCTTCGAGGCGACGACCATCTACAGCGAAGAGGCCCGCGAGCCGGAAAAGACCGTGCCGCGCGCCACCTACATCTCCGTGCTGATCATCGGCCTGTTCTACATGCTCACCTCCTGGCTGATGGTCAACGGGGCGGGCGTCGACAAGCTGGTGCCGGAAATCCAGGGCCTTGCCGATCCCACCACCTTCCTCTTCGGGCTGGCGGACCGGTATGTCGGCGGCAGCATCACCACGGTCATGAGCATCCTGTTCATCACCAGCCTGTTTGCCGGCGTCGTCGCCTTCCACAACGGGGTCGCGCGCTATCTCTACGTCGCCGGCCGCGAGGGACTGCTGCCGAAAGCGCTCGGCGTGACCCATCCGGTGTTCCAGAGCCCGCATGCCGGCTCCGTGGTGCAGACGGTGATCGCGGTCCTCGTCGTCGCGCTCTTCGCCTTCACGGGACAGGACCCGGTGCTGGCGCTGTTCTCCTGGCTCACCAATGTCGGCACGCTGGCGATCATCCTGCTGATGGCGCTGACGGCCTTTTCCATCGTCGCCTTCTTCGGCCGCAATCCCGGTCTTGAGGGCAACAAGCTGGTCACGACGGTCCTGCCGGTGCTGACGGGCCTCATTCTCCTTGCTCTTGTGGTCTATATCGCCGTGAACTTTGGCGCGCTCGCCGGGGCGGAGGGAGCACTTGCCGTATTGCTGCCCGGCCTGGTGCTGATCGCGGCAGTCATCGGCCTCTTCTGCGCCCTTCGCCTGCGGGCAGGCGATGCCGGTGCCTTCGCCCGGCTCGGCATCGGACGGGAAGTGTAA
- a CDS encoding AbgT family transporter has translation MDGTAEKQGSNIFDRLEAIINRLPEPFTLLLALAALTALASLPLAGAGVSLTFSTVDPATGQAAMKTVAIANILTASYFADLLVEFPKLLVGFPPIALTLVVMMGISVAEHSGFLSSVIRALLRRVPKFAVIAVVSFLAINGDIFGDAAMFVLMPLAATLFYQMGLNPWLGIILVFVGNTAGFSASLVINQTDTVLSGITASVLPPDAAANVSPIMNWYFNAFSAFTATAAMLVVTYFFAPSKLAPNQVGELEIEPEVVDEAAAGQGREGRGLLAASIFTLVYLGAILAMVLPEGGALRGEGGQIVPKSPFMGGIVVLISLYFALSGIVYGWFAGRMKSLGEAAEWMKNGISSMSYFLVVAAAAVIFLKLFNDSHIGEYIGSYGVVMLQGIEASPGVAIFLFLLLVSVSNLFIISGSVLWIMYAPIFVPLMLALGYSPAATQMIYRIGDAPLNAICPVNPFLILVIGLLNKWRPKGTEAVKVGTPLMLAMPYALAILGVLVIQLVFWVLFDLPPGPGVTLMAR, from the coding sequence ATGGACGGAACGGCGGAAAAGCAGGGCAGCAACATTTTCGACAGGCTGGAAGCCATCATCAACCGGCTGCCGGAGCCGTTCACGCTGCTGCTGGCGCTTGCCGCGCTGACGGCGCTGGCGTCCCTCCCGCTGGCGGGAGCCGGGGTATCGCTGACCTTCTCGACGGTCGATCCCGCCACGGGACAGGCGGCCATGAAGACCGTGGCGATCGCCAACATCCTCACCGCGTCCTATTTCGCCGATCTTCTCGTGGAGTTTCCGAAGCTGCTGGTCGGCTTCCCGCCGATCGCGCTCACGCTGGTCGTGATGATGGGCATTTCGGTGGCCGAACATTCCGGCTTCCTGTCCTCGGTCATCCGGGCGCTGCTGCGCCGGGTGCCGAAATTCGCCGTCATCGCGGTCGTCTCGTTCCTGGCGATCAACGGTGACATCTTCGGCGACGCGGCGATGTTCGTGCTGATGCCGCTTGCCGCGACCCTGTTCTACCAGATGGGGCTCAATCCCTGGCTCGGCATCATCCTCGTCTTCGTCGGCAATACGGCGGGGTTCTCCGCCTCGCTCGTCATCAACCAGACGGATACGGTGCTTTCCGGCATCACCGCGAGCGTGCTGCCGCCGGACGCGGCGGCGAATGTCTCGCCGATCATGAACTGGTACTTCAACGCCTTCAGCGCCTTCACCGCGACGGCCGCCATGCTGGTCGTCACCTATTTCTTCGCGCCGTCGAAGCTGGCACCAAACCAGGTCGGCGAGCTGGAGATCGAGCCGGAAGTCGTCGACGAGGCGGCGGCCGGTCAAGGCCGTGAGGGCCGCGGCCTGCTGGCGGCCAGCATCTTCACGCTGGTCTATCTCGGCGCGATCCTCGCCATGGTCCTGCCGGAAGGCGGCGCGCTGCGCGGCGAGGGCGGGCAGATCGTGCCCAAGTCGCCCTTCATGGGCGGCATCGTCGTGCTGATCTCGCTCTATTTCGCCCTGTCGGGCATCGTCTACGGCTGGTTCGCCGGCCGGATGAAATCGCTCGGCGAGGCGGCGGAATGGATGAAGAACGGCATTTCGTCCATGTCCTACTTCCTCGTCGTCGCCGCGGCGGCGGTGATCTTCCTGAAGCTCTTCAACGACAGCCATATCGGCGAATATATCGGCAGCTACGGCGTCGTGATGCTGCAGGGCATCGAAGCCTCGCCGGGCGTCGCGATCTTCCTCTTCCTGCTGCTGGTCTCGGTATCGAACCTCTTCATCATCTCCGGCAGCGTGCTGTGGATCATGTATGCGCCGATCTTCGTGCCGCTGATGCTGGCACTCGGCTACAGCCCGGCGGCGACGCAGATGATCTATCGCATCGGCGATGCGCCGCTGAATGCCATCTGCCCGGTCAATCCCTTCCTCATCCTCGTCATTGGCCTGCTCAACAAGTGGCGGCCGAAGGGCACGGAAGCGGTGAAGGTGGGAACGCCGCTGATGCTGGCCATGCCCTATGCGCTCGCCATCCTCGGCGTCCTGGTGATCCAGCTCGTCTTCTGGGTGCTCTTCGACCTGCCGCCGGGGCCGGGCGTCACGCTGATGGCGCGGTGA
- a CDS encoding D-amino acid dehydrogenase, with protein sequence MKVIVLGAGIVGVTSAYQLARAGHEVTVVDRQPGPALETSFANAGEVSFGYCSPWAAPGIPMKAMKWLFMQHAPLILRPKVDMAMLSWMAQMLRNCTSARYALNKSRMLRLADYSRLSIAALREETGIAYDERMQGTLQLFRTEAQLDASAKDVKALAADGIAYEVLDPKGCIRVEPALRHVREKIVGGLLTPKDETGDCFKFANALAEKAKALGVAFNYGSIIRGLDVEGGRVTGVVTAHGRLQADAVVVALGSFSPLLVRPHGIRLPVYPVKGYSLTIPITDASRAPESTVMDETYKIAITRLGDRIRVGGMAEISGYTNDLGEPRRLTLQHSVTDLFPGGDVSKASFWSGLRPMTPDGTPVIGPTKVAGLFLNTGHGTLGWTMSSGSARVIADLVSGRKPEIDATDLAVARYA encoded by the coding sequence ATGAAAGTCATCGTTCTCGGCGCCGGCATCGTCGGCGTCACCTCGGCCTACCAGCTTGCCAGGGCGGGCCACGAGGTCACGGTCGTCGACCGCCAGCCGGGCCCGGCGCTGGAGACCAGCTTCGCCAATGCCGGCGAGGTCTCCTTCGGCTATTGCTCGCCCTGGGCCGCACCCGGCATTCCCATGAAGGCGATGAAATGGCTGTTTATGCAGCATGCGCCGCTGATCCTGCGCCCCAAGGTCGACATGGCCATGCTGTCCTGGATGGCGCAGATGCTGCGTAACTGCACCTCCGCCCGCTACGCGCTCAACAAGAGCCGCATGCTGCGCCTTGCCGACTACAGCCGCCTCTCGATTGCCGCCCTGCGCGAGGAGACCGGCATCGCCTATGACGAGCGCATGCAGGGCACGCTGCAGCTCTTCCGCACGGAGGCCCAGCTCGACGCCTCCGCCAAGGACGTGAAAGCGCTCGCCGCCGACGGCATCGCCTATGAAGTGCTCGACCCCAAAGGCTGCATCCGCGTCGAGCCCGCTCTCAGGCATGTGCGCGAGAAGATCGTTGGCGGCCTGCTGACGCCGAAGGACGAGACCGGCGACTGCTTCAAGTTCGCCAATGCGCTGGCGGAGAAGGCAAAGGCCCTCGGCGTCGCCTTCAATTACGGCAGCATCATCCGCGGCCTCGACGTGGAAGGCGGCCGCGTCACCGGCGTCGTCACCGCGCATGGCAGACTCCAGGCCGACGCCGTGGTCGTGGCGCTCGGCAGCTTCTCGCCGCTCCTCGTGCGCCCGCATGGCATCCGCCTGCCGGTCTATCCGGTCAAGGGTTATTCGCTGACCATCCCGATCACCGACGCCTCGCGCGCGCCGGAATCGACCGTGATGGACGAGACCTACAAGATCGCCATCACGCGGCTCGGCGACCGCATCCGCGTCGGCGGCATGGCGGAGATCTCCGGCTATACCAACGATCTCGGCGAGCCGCGCCGCCTGACGCTGCAGCATTCCGTCACCGATCTCTTCCCCGGCGGCGACGTATCGAAGGCGAGCTTCTGGTCCGGCCTTCGCCCGATGACGCCGGACGGCACACCGGTGATCGGCCCGACGAAGGTCGCCGGCCTCTTCCTCAATACCGGCCACGGCACGCTCGGCTGGACGATGAGCTCGGGCTCGGCTCGCGTCATCGCCGATCTTGTTTCCGGCCGCAAGCCGGAGATCGACGCGACGGACCTGGCGGTCGCGCGATACGCCTGA
- a CDS encoding TerC family protein: MEIFTAAGLTALLQVIAIDLVLAGDNAVVIGLAAAGLAPEQRKKAILVGIVAATVLRIIFATVAVHLLAIIGLLLAGGLLLLWVCWKMWRELRSGGHEESLDGSSAEGAPKKTFFQAATQIVVADISMSLDNVLAVAGAAREHPSVLIIGLALSIALMGIAANFIANLLNRHRWIAYVGLAIILYVSLDMIYRGTLEVSPYVSAALMH, from the coding sequence ATGGAAATTTTCACAGCAGCCGGTTTGACGGCGCTCTTGCAGGTCATCGCGATCGACCTTGTTCTGGCCGGCGACAATGCCGTGGTCATCGGCCTAGCGGCGGCGGGCCTTGCGCCCGAGCAGCGAAAGAAGGCGATCCTCGTCGGTATCGTGGCGGCGACCGTGCTGCGCATCATCTTCGCGACGGTCGCGGTGCATCTTCTCGCGATCATCGGCCTCTTGCTCGCTGGCGGCCTGCTGCTGCTTTGGGTGTGCTGGAAGATGTGGCGCGAGCTGCGCAGCGGCGGCCATGAAGAAAGCCTGGACGGTTCGTCGGCCGAGGGGGCCCCGAAAAAGACTTTCTTCCAGGCCGCAACGCAGATCGTCGTCGCCGATATCTCCATGTCGCTCGACAACGTGCTGGCCGTCGCGGGCGCCGCGCGCGAGCATCCGAGCGTTCTGATCATCGGCCTTGCGCTTTCCATCGCGCTGATGGGCATCGCCGCGAACTTCATCGCGAACCTGCTCAACCGGCACCGCTGGATCGCCTATGTCGGTCTCGCGATCATCCTCTATGTCTCGCTCGACATGATCTATCGCGGCACGCTCGAAGTATCGCCCTACGTTTCCGCGGCATTGATGCACTGA
- a CDS encoding IclR family transcriptional regulator: MSTIGKALTLLDVVSRLDRDTGLTDLARLSALDKATARRLLVELEKHGFVEQDGETRKYRLGAAPVRLARIRQARFPFVAVAAPFVKALADAVGETVHLSEFSGGRLATIHVEDSTQAHRVIVDVGAALPFHATASGLAFLAFLPQGEIDEALARPLARFSPQTVTDADALRDLLGQTVERGFSICRQGFEMGVISAAAPIVAPNGRPAGALAVAAPIARADTAKMLDIGAKAATAARGIAEKYYGTSADGG; the protein is encoded by the coding sequence ATGAGCACGATCGGAAAAGCCCTGACCCTCCTCGACGTCGTTTCCAGGCTCGACAGGGACACGGGTCTCACCGACCTCGCCCGGCTTTCCGCGCTGGACAAGGCGACGGCGCGGCGCCTCCTCGTGGAGTTGGAAAAGCACGGCTTCGTGGAACAAGACGGCGAGACGCGCAAATACCGGCTGGGCGCCGCGCCCGTGCGCCTTGCGCGCATCCGCCAGGCGCGCTTTCCCTTCGTCGCCGTGGCCGCACCCTTCGTCAAGGCGCTCGCCGACGCGGTAGGCGAGACCGTTCACCTTTCGGAATTCTCCGGCGGGCGGCTTGCCACCATCCATGTCGAAGATTCCACGCAGGCCCACCGGGTGATCGTCGATGTCGGCGCGGCCCTGCCCTTCCACGCCACCGCCTCGGGTCTCGCCTTCCTCGCCTTCCTGCCGCAAGGCGAGATCGACGAGGCTTTGGCGCGGCCGCTGGCGCGCTTCTCCCCGCAGACGGTCACCGATGCCGATGCCCTGCGCGATCTTCTCGGACAGACCGTGGAGCGGGGCTTTTCCATCTGCCGGCAGGGTTTCGAAATGGGCGTCATCAGCGCCGCCGCCCCGATCGTCGCCCCGAACGGAAGGCCGGCCGGGGCGCTTGCCGTTGCCGCGCCGATCGCCCGCGCGGATACGGCCAAGATGCTCGACATCGGCGCGAAGGCGGCCACCGCCGCCCGCGGCATCGCGGAAAAATACTACGGTACGAGCGCTGACGGCGGCTAG
- the alr gene encoding alanine racemase — protein sequence MDGMTQENRQGEATRMGGASGYLTIDLAALARNYERLAAEVSPAKAAAVVKADAYGLGADRVVPKLYAQGCRHFFVAQFVEALRLRPLLPADAAIFVLNGLQLGNEFASARDGIVPVINSLEQWRQWASAAKALGRTLPAALQFDTGMSRLGVPPEDRATLADLVKAENGIDILFVMSHLASADDAGSEQNGDQHAEMARIAAEFSQFDTCFANSGGIFLGKAYHGVLARPGVALYGGAPTAGRANPMEPVVSLDVAVVQTRTVPSGTRVGYGASHVTTHETRLATIAAGYADGLPRSLSGRGAVYCDGIRLPIIGRVSMDSIIVDVSALPEGRLTLGSLVEVLGPHQTLEDVARDAGTISYEILTGLGHRYERNYR from the coding sequence ATGGATGGCATGACACAGGAAAACCGACAGGGCGAGGCGACCCGTATGGGCGGCGCATCGGGCTATCTGACCATCGATCTGGCGGCTCTTGCCCGCAATTACGAAAGGCTGGCGGCTGAGGTTTCCCCGGCAAAGGCGGCGGCCGTCGTCAAGGCGGATGCCTATGGGCTCGGCGCCGACCGGGTGGTGCCGAAACTCTATGCGCAGGGCTGCCGCCATTTCTTCGTCGCCCAGTTCGTGGAAGCCCTGCGCCTGCGGCCGCTGCTTCCCGCCGATGCTGCCATCTTCGTGCTGAACGGCCTTCAGCTTGGCAATGAATTTGCCTCGGCGCGCGATGGCATCGTGCCCGTGATCAATTCACTGGAGCAGTGGCGGCAATGGGCATCCGCCGCAAAGGCGCTCGGCCGCACCCTGCCCGCGGCACTGCAATTCGACACCGGCATGTCGCGGCTCGGCGTGCCGCCGGAAGATCGGGCGACGCTTGCCGACCTCGTGAAAGCGGAAAACGGGATCGATATCCTCTTCGTCATGAGCCACCTCGCCTCCGCCGACGATGCCGGCAGCGAGCAGAACGGCGACCAGCATGCCGAGATGGCCCGCATCGCAGCCGAATTTTCCCAGTTCGATACCTGCTTCGCCAATTCCGGCGGCATCTTCCTCGGCAAGGCCTATCACGGCGTGCTCGCCCGCCCCGGCGTCGCGCTCTATGGCGGCGCCCCAACCGCCGGGCGCGCCAATCCGATGGAGCCGGTCGTCAGCCTCGATGTCGCCGTGGTGCAGACACGCACGGTGCCGTCGGGCACGCGCGTCGGCTATGGCGCCAGCCATGTCACGACGCATGAAACGCGGCTCGCCACCATCGCCGCCGGCTATGCGGACGGCCTGCCGCGCAGCCTGTCCGGCCGCGGCGCCGTCTATTGCGACGGCATCCGCCTGCCGATCATCGGGCGCGTCTCGATGGACAGCATCATCGTCGACGTCTCCGCCTTGCCGGAAGGCCGCCTCACGCTCGGCAGCCTGGTGGAGGTGCTGGGTCCGCACCAGACGCTGGAAGACGTCGCACGCGACGCCGGCACCATTTCCTACGAGATCCTGACGGGTCTCGGCCATCGATACGAGCGGAACTACCGCTGA
- a CDS encoding Lrp/AsnC family transcriptional regulator → MAALDAIDRNILRLLRLDARMSNASLAAEVGLSPSACLRRIKLMEQAGVIRGYTALVDAGNAESTIAVIINITLERQTEDHLDRFEAAVRKHPEIRECFLMTGGSDYLLRVEVANAGEFERIHKEILSAMPGVSRIHSSFAIRNVLATRPKGRR, encoded by the coding sequence ATGGCTGCGCTTGATGCGATCGACCGCAATATCCTTCGGCTCCTCCGGCTCGACGCGCGCATGAGCAATGCGAGCCTGGCCGCCGAGGTGGGCCTCTCGCCCTCGGCCTGCCTGCGGCGGATCAAGCTGATGGAACAGGCCGGCGTCATCCGCGGCTATACGGCGCTGGTGGACGCAGGCAATGCCGAATCCACCATCGCCGTCATCATCAACATCACGCTGGAGCGGCAGACGGAAGACCATCTCGACCGTTTCGAGGCGGCGGTGCGCAAGCATCCGGAAATCCGAGAGTGTTTCCTGATGACGGGCGGCTCGGATTACCTGCTGCGCGTCGAGGTCGCCAATGCCGGCGAGTTCGAGCGCATCCACAAGGAAATCCTCTCGGCCATGCCGGGGGTCTCGCGCATCCATTCGAGTTTTGCGATCCGCAACGTGCTGGCGACGCGGCCGAAAGGCCGGCGCTAG
- a CDS encoding iron-sulfur cluster-binding protein yields the protein MQLLRDVVVLALDEMRRDGARRWLRLAVSGLAGDVRPGQTVFFSEDGRHAPRCRIATVETASSDTAALVAKFEPDDLAPDAGDALTVWSNETPAVSVGSGSLVVTTRPFLYRIAPFEQCGATLLVEGDGIDLWDELRNGLTEGRDWSSVFLALEPARLQAFAAAFPGANPYIFASMDMSCGIGACRSCHVNVKDSKDGEASCRLGPWFALERVDLVRLRFASAPFI from the coding sequence ATGCAGCTCCTTCGTGACGTCGTGGTTCTGGCCCTGGACGAGATGCGGCGCGACGGTGCGCGCCGCTGGCTGCGGCTTGCGGTTTCCGGCCTCGCCGGCGATGTGCGGCCGGGCCAGACCGTGTTTTTCTCCGAGGACGGCCGCCACGCGCCGCGCTGTCGCATCGCGACGGTCGAAACGGCCTCGTCCGACACGGCGGCGCTGGTCGCAAAGTTCGAACCCGACGATCTCGCACCGGACGCCGGCGATGCGCTGACGGTCTGGTCGAACGAAACGCCTGCCGTTTCCGTTGGCTCGGGATCGCTCGTCGTGACCACCCGGCCGTTCCTCTACCGCATCGCGCCCTTCGAGCAGTGTGGCGCCACGCTGCTCGTGGAAGGGGATGGCATCGACCTCTGGGACGAATTGCGCAACGGCCTTACGGAAGGAAGGGACTGGTCGTCCGTCTTCCTCGCGCTGGAGCCGGCGCGACTTCAGGCTTTCGCCGCCGCGTTTCCCGGCGCGAACCCCTATATCTTCGCCAGTATGGACATGAGCTGCGGCATCGGCGCCTGCCGGAGCTGTCATGTCAACGTGAAGGACAGCAAGGATGGTGAGGCGAGCTGTCGCCTCGGCCCGTGGTTTGCGCTTGAACGGGTGGACCTTGTGCGCCTCCGGTTCGCTTCCGCACCCTTCATTTGA